A genomic region of Haladaptatus sp. R4 contains the following coding sequences:
- a CDS encoding DEAD/DEAH box helicase, which yields MQNTIDWLRGRPYYEGQIARHETLPGNDGEFRDIPLESRLESALETRGIDRLYRHQAEAVEAIRGGENVVIATQTASGKSLGYTIPAFERAMDHGGRTLYIAPQNALINDQEETLDGLARELGFGSRVSVAQYTGRLDKNEKRDVRNRRPTVVLTTPDMLHYALLPYAHRLWDWFFKGLETVVIDEVHEYRGVFGSHVSLVLRRLARVCDRFDSSPQFVCCSATIGNPVEHASAVTGKSESSFALVDENTSRTGPTHWLLWNPPEYEDDRYGGAKRRKSNHGETKRIFADLVTRDCQTLAFTRSRQGAERYAMESADELRNRGERSLANDIAAYQAALRNERRRELEGGLHSGEVRGAWSTNALELGVDIGGLDAVLLDGYPGTRMAAFQQAGRAGRGTEASLVTLVAGEDQLDQYLMANPDEFFAGDPERAVVNPENEELLPEHVVSAARETWLSPEDRAYFGENFPDLVADLESRGELERRQTNGGIRWTYDGDGSPQHEMSLRTIDDREIDLLDRSNGNVIASLPFSDALNDAHRGAIYHQQGQSYEVVDLDLSRDVAELSPTWADYHTKTLTDKEITVEADLSEKTLSTREDCTVRFAEVTMREQITGFERRDAKRNETLGRESLDLPELTLRTKALYFTIPDDIERELRTMDGDFNGAIHAAEHGMISLFPLDLLCDRSDIGGISTPLHPHTETSTIFIYDGYPGGVGLTREGYETIESLMESTWEMLRACDCESGCPSCVQSPQCGNANDPLDKGLAERLLSDLTD from the coding sequence GTGCAGAACACCATCGACTGGTTGCGCGGGCGACCCTACTACGAGGGGCAGATAGCCCGCCACGAGACGCTTCCGGGGAACGACGGCGAGTTTCGTGATATCCCCCTCGAATCGCGGTTGGAATCCGCCCTCGAAACCCGTGGCATCGACCGACTCTATCGCCACCAAGCCGAGGCAGTCGAGGCGATTCGCGGCGGGGAAAACGTCGTTATCGCCACGCAAACCGCGAGCGGGAAGAGTCTGGGGTACACCATCCCGGCGTTCGAACGCGCGATGGATCACGGCGGACGAACCCTCTACATCGCGCCACAGAACGCCCTCATCAACGACCAGGAGGAGACACTGGACGGCCTCGCGCGCGAGTTGGGGTTCGGCAGTCGCGTCTCGGTGGCCCAGTACACCGGCCGACTCGACAAGAACGAAAAACGGGACGTGCGAAACCGACGGCCGACCGTCGTCCTCACGACGCCCGACATGCTCCATTACGCCCTGCTTCCCTACGCCCATCGACTCTGGGATTGGTTTTTCAAGGGCCTCGAAACGGTCGTCATCGACGAAGTGCACGAGTATCGCGGCGTCTTCGGGAGCCACGTCTCCCTCGTCCTGCGGCGACTCGCACGGGTCTGTGACCGATTCGATTCGAGTCCGCAGTTCGTCTGCTGTTCGGCGACCATCGGCAATCCGGTCGAACACGCGAGCGCCGTGACCGGCAAGTCCGAGTCCTCGTTCGCCCTCGTGGACGAGAACACGAGTCGCACCGGACCGACCCACTGGCTCCTCTGGAACCCGCCGGAGTACGAGGACGACCGCTACGGCGGCGCGAAACGCCGAAAGTCGAATCACGGCGAAACCAAACGCATCTTCGCCGACCTCGTCACCCGCGACTGCCAGACGCTCGCGTTCACCCGTTCCCGGCAGGGTGCCGAACGCTACGCGATGGAGAGCGCGGACGAACTCAGGAACAGGGGGGAGCGCTCGCTCGCCAACGACATCGCCGCGTATCAGGCGGCCCTGCGGAACGAGCGCCGCCGGGAACTCGAAGGTGGGCTTCACTCCGGCGAGGTTCGCGGCGCGTGGAGCACGAACGCGCTGGAACTCGGCGTGGACATCGGCGGCCTGGACGCCGTCCTTCTCGACGGCTATCCCGGTACGCGCATGGCGGCATTCCAGCAGGCCGGACGCGCCGGGCGCGGAACCGAGGCCAGCCTCGTTACGCTCGTCGCGGGCGAGGATCAGTTGGACCAGTACCTAATGGCGAACCCGGACGAATTCTTCGCGGGCGACCCGGAGCGGGCGGTCGTCAACCCGGAGAACGAGGAGTTGCTCCCGGAACACGTGGTCTCCGCCGCCCGCGAAACGTGGCTCTCGCCCGAGGACCGGGCGTACTTCGGCGAGAACTTTCCCGACCTCGTCGCCGACCTCGAATCGCGGGGGGAACTCGAACGTCGCCAAACGAACGGTGGCATCCGCTGGACGTACGACGGCGACGGAAGCCCGCAACACGAAATGAGCCTGCGAACCATCGACGACCGGGAGATCGACCTGTTGGACCGTTCGAACGGAAACGTCATCGCCTCGCTCCCGTTCAGCGACGCGCTGAACGACGCCCATCGCGGCGCGATCTATCACCAGCAGGGTCAGTCCTACGAGGTCGTGGACCTCGATCTGTCGCGGGACGTGGCCGAACTCTCGCCGACGTGGGCGGACTACCACACCAAGACGCTCACTGACAAGGAGATAACCGTCGAGGCGGACCTGTCGGAGAAGACGCTTTCGACCCGCGAGGACTGTACCGTCCGCTTCGCCGAGGTGACGATGCGCGAGCAGATAACCGGGTTCGAGCGACGGGACGCGAAGCGAAACGAGACGCTCGGCCGCGAATCGCTCGATCTGCCGGAACTCACGCTCCGGACCAAAGCGCTCTACTTCACGATTCCGGACGACATCGAGCGCGAGTTACGGACGATGGACGGCGATTTCAACGGTGCGATTCACGCCGCCGAACACGGGATGATTTCGCTCTTCCCGCTGGACTTGCTCTGTGACCGTAGCGACATCGGCGGTATCTCCACGCCGCTTCACCCGCACACCGAAACGAGCACGATCTTCATCTACGACGGCTACCCCGGCGGCGTCGGACTGACCCGTGAAGGCTACGAAACCATCGAATCGCTTATGGAAAGCACGTGGGAGATGCTTCGCGCCTGCGACTGCGAATCGGGGTGTCCCTCCTGCGTACAGTCGCCACAGTGTGGCAACGCGAACGATCCGCTCGACAAAGGACTCGCCGAACGCCTCCTCTCAGATCTCACGGACTGA
- a CDS encoding HalOD1 output domain-containing protein, which produces MRFHYDWGSDEALGSFIVQRMVECSGVSSTEIPEPLYGCIDPDALEELFQPLADGTARASGKLTFMFAGHYITASSDGTVEIESELGRLKRTGGNLLLTGDVPADLFEELSVQFLGAPSNDRTHLFALYGRDVDVARKRLSRANANPAQAHILTHEVAVRSATQAQSNAFSDRLSASSVEGSLDDFQTAIQDELLELQYENRGFEPGELRFCLDSLQLLSNEEGSDAVERPCGRSRKPSRNCPESVSTSSQVRSIRIPFKP; this is translated from the coding sequence ATGAGGTTCCACTACGATTGGGGAAGTGACGAAGCGCTCGGTTCGTTTATCGTTCAGCGAATGGTGGAGTGTTCGGGGGTGAGTTCCACCGAAATTCCGGAGCCGCTGTACGGGTGTATCGACCCCGACGCGCTGGAGGAGTTGTTCCAACCGCTCGCCGACGGAACGGCCCGCGCGAGCGGAAAGTTGACGTTCATGTTCGCAGGTCACTACATCACCGCCAGCAGCGACGGGACGGTCGAAATCGAATCCGAACTCGGTCGGTTGAAACGGACCGGTGGTAATCTACTGCTCACCGGCGACGTTCCGGCGGATCTATTCGAGGAGTTGAGCGTGCAGTTCTTGGGCGCGCCATCCAACGACAGGACCCACCTGTTCGCGCTGTACGGGCGGGACGTGGACGTGGCTCGGAAGCGTCTTTCACGTGCCAACGCAAATCCCGCTCAAGCGCACATCCTGACCCACGAAGTGGCGGTGCGCTCGGCGACGCAAGCACAATCGAACGCGTTTTCGGACCGACTGTCCGCCTCGTCCGTGGAAGGGTCGCTCGACGACTTCCAAACCGCGATTCAAGACGAATTATTGGAACTTCAGTACGAGAATCGGGGATTCGAGCCCGGGGAGTTACGGTTCTGTTTGGATTCGCTACAGTTGCTTTCGAACGAGGAAGGGTCGGATGCTGTGGAACGTCCTTGCGGAAGATCACGGAAACCGTCGAGGAACTGTCCGGAATCGGTCAGTACATCTTCCCAGGTGCGTTCGATTCGGATTCCGTTCAAGCCGTAG